In Fluviicola taffensis DSM 16823, the following are encoded in one genomic region:
- a CDS encoding type II toxin-antitoxin system ParD family antitoxin — translation MGRNTSISLGNHFESFIESTVNKGRFNNASEVVRAGLRLLEEEENKIISLRKAIQEGIDSGIAEDFESNQFLESLKARKK, via the coding sequence ATGGGACGTAATACATCTATATCTCTAGGAAATCATTTTGAGAGTTTTATTGAAAGCACTGTCAATAAAGGTCGGTTCAATAATGCAAGTGAAGTTGTACGTGCTGGTCTTCGCCTTCTTGAAGAGGAAGAAAACAAAATTATTTCGTTACGAAAAGCAATTCAAGAAGGGATTGATAGCGGAATTGCTGAAGATTTTGAGTCTAATCAGTTTTTAGAAAGTCTAAAAGCGAGAAAAAAATAG
- a CDS encoding NAD(P)-dependent alcohol dehydrogenase encodes MKAIVYRNYGTPDVLQPEELPKPIPQGKELLVRVRASSVTAGTIWMRRGVFPGSKLFTILLRLFTGITKPKRPVLGLEFSGIVEAIGNHVTQFQVGDEVYGTTTGLKQGAYAEYVCIPESGKQGVVAHKPKELTFEEAATLPIGAMTALNLLLKAKIEKSDKILIYGASGSVGTYAVQLANQFGAQVTAVCSNANLDLAKSIGAYEAIAYDRTDIPRLGARFDIIFDAVGKIPASQLKPLLVKTGRYVSIKSMTSEKKHYLDLFQQYISEGNLKPVIDRTYPLDQVREAHEYVELGHKKGNVVVVVADK; translated from the coding sequence ATGAAAGCAATTGTATACAGAAACTATGGAACTCCAGATGTCCTTCAACCCGAAGAACTTCCAAAACCGATTCCTCAGGGAAAAGAATTGTTAGTTCGGGTTCGGGCAAGTTCTGTTACAGCAGGAACTATTTGGATGCGCAGAGGAGTATTTCCTGGTTCTAAACTCTTCACTATTCTTTTGCGCTTATTCACGGGAATCACCAAACCCAAGCGCCCTGTTTTAGGGCTTGAATTTTCAGGAATCGTGGAAGCAATTGGAAATCATGTGACCCAATTTCAAGTGGGCGATGAAGTCTATGGAACGACCACAGGTTTGAAACAAGGCGCTTATGCCGAATATGTCTGCATTCCCGAAAGCGGGAAACAAGGCGTTGTTGCACACAAGCCAAAAGAACTCACGTTTGAAGAAGCCGCAACCCTTCCCATTGGGGCCATGACTGCACTAAATTTACTCTTGAAAGCCAAGATCGAAAAATCTGATAAAATACTCATTTACGGTGCTTCGGGAAGTGTGGGTACTTATGCTGTTCAATTGGCTAATCAATTTGGAGCACAGGTTACAGCAGTTTGCAGTAATGCCAACTTGGACCTCGCAAAGTCGATTGGAGCTTACGAAGCCATTGCTTACGACCGAACCGATATTCCTCGATTGGGCGCACGATTTGACATCATCTTTGATGCTGTTGGAAAAATTCCCGCTTCACAATTGAAACCCTTACTGGTTAAAACAGGAAGGTACGTTTCAATTAAATCGATGACCTCTGAGAAAAAACACTACCTCGATCTTTTCCAGCAATACATTTCTGAAGGAAATTTGAAACCCGTAATAGACAGAACATACCCACTAGATCAAGTACGTGAGGCACACGAGTATGTGGAATTGGGACACAAAAAAGGAAATGTAGTCGTTGTAGTTGCAGATAAATAG
- a CDS encoding SRPBCC family protein — translation MMIVWIILGAIGGLIALVFIIAAFSKKDFAVERTITVNKPLPETYDFLTSLQKQDLWSKWTQLDPDMKKTYIGTDKTVGFISKWESQHKKVGEGEQEIKKLIPNQRIENEIRFLKPMQSSANVYFTVNAVNESQTKVAWGFNSKTPFPFNVFMLLVNMENLVGKDFEEGLGNMKKNIEA, via the coding sequence ATGATGATTGTTTGGATTATTCTTGGTGCGATTGGCGGACTGATTGCCCTTGTATTCATTATTGCTGCTTTCAGCAAGAAAGATTTTGCCGTAGAACGCACCATCACAGTCAACAAACCACTACCTGAAACATATGATTTCCTGACATCCCTGCAAAAGCAGGATCTTTGGAGCAAATGGACCCAATTGGATCCGGACATGAAGAAAACCTACATCGGTACGGACAAAACTGTTGGATTTATTTCCAAATGGGAAAGCCAGCACAAAAAAGTAGGTGAAGGCGAACAAGAAATCAAAAAACTAATCCCAAATCAACGAATTGAAAACGAGATCCGCTTCCTGAAGCCGATGCAAAGCAGTGCAAATGTATACTTTACAGTAAATGCAGTAAATGAAAGTCAGACTAAAGTTGCGTGGGGATTCAACAGTAAAACTCCATTTCCATTCAATGTTTTTATGCTTTTGGTAAACATGGAAAATCTGGTTGGAAAAGATTTCGAAGAAGGATTGGGGAATATGAAGAAGAATATTGAAGCTTAA
- a CDS encoding type II toxin-antitoxin system RelE/ParE family toxin, translating into MANYKFTRRALNDLIEIWDYTVEEWSENQAEKYYNLLIASCMDLASNPKLGKPYEILSLNVLGYKCGEHLIFYREISKNEIEIERVLHVQMDLKSKI; encoded by the coding sequence ATGGCTAATTATAAATTTACTAGAAGAGCGCTCAACGATCTAATAGAAATTTGGGATTATACCGTTGAAGAATGGTCAGAAAATCAAGCTGAGAAATATTATAACTTACTAATTGCCTCATGCATGGATTTGGCTAGTAATCCAAAACTTGGAAAACCCTATGAAATTCTTTCACTAAATGTTCTCGGTTATAAATGTGGTGAACATCTTATTTTCTATCGAGAAATTTCTAAAAATGAGATAGAAATTGAAAGAGTTTTACATGTACAGATGGACTTGAAAAGTAAAATATAG
- a CDS encoding T9SS type A sorting domain-containing protein has product MKYALLALLMAFGIAASAQMVPLRIVSYNLLNFPNGRNDCGGGNTNLPNRADTLRKIMQYLKPDILAGCEIQTAAGCDSVLNRSLNVFGTTYYQRAAFISNSSGGDLQNMLFYNSNKLTLKEQRIIQTGVRDINHYILYVNDNTLPQHHDTCFIEVFMCHLKAGSASAEQATRAEQTALLRTVLDARPQGRHLFVCGDLNTYRSSEVCYQNLITGGASSLKDPINISGNWTNNSSFAAIHTQSPRVSGSTDCGVTGGLDDRFDHILVSQNVMNGANLLQYTTSSYKAIGNDGNHYNQSLLTGTNSQYPDSVVRALYYSSDHLPVKLDATVTIPTTNGLNLTLTMTGGACQTGGTSVTVHPNLGQTPYTYQWTANAGPQTSATATNLSAGSYCVTVTDNNGLSDVVCFEVTANNPLTASVFPGLDDGTCNGQTFAVATGGEAPYLYQWNDPQNQTTATASNLCAGTYTCVITDQNGCSVTVQAIIQSETTSLNELFAESTVSFFPNPASENLTIQLESAKSLEMIELRILSVSGEVVKALQVDFSGTNQVMISLNELQNGVYLVELEKDGVFIRKMIVKRT; this is encoded by the coding sequence ATGAAATACGCATTACTTGCTCTTTTGATGGCTTTTGGAATTGCTGCTTCGGCACAAATGGTTCCGCTTCGCATTGTTTCCTACAATTTATTGAACTTCCCCAACGGAAGAAACGATTGTGGTGGTGGAAATACCAATCTTCCCAATCGGGCGGATACTCTGCGCAAGATTATGCAATACCTGAAACCAGATATTTTGGCTGGTTGTGAGATTCAAACGGCTGCAGGGTGCGATAGTGTTTTGAATCGCTCGCTCAATGTTTTTGGAACGACTTATTACCAACGTGCGGCTTTTATCTCGAACTCTAGTGGGGGAGACTTGCAGAATATGTTGTTCTACAATTCGAATAAACTCACTTTAAAAGAACAACGTATCATCCAAACAGGTGTGCGCGATATCAATCATTACATTTTGTATGTCAACGACAATACTTTGCCACAGCACCACGATACGTGTTTTATCGAAGTGTTTATGTGTCATTTGAAAGCGGGAAGTGCAAGTGCTGAGCAGGCAACGCGTGCTGAGCAAACAGCTTTGTTGCGTACCGTTTTGGATGCGCGACCACAAGGACGACATTTGTTTGTTTGTGGTGATTTGAATACTTACAGAAGCAGTGAAGTATGCTACCAAAATTTAATCACGGGAGGCGCTTCTTCTTTGAAAGATCCAATCAATATCTCTGGAAATTGGACGAATAATAGCTCATTTGCTGCTATTCACACGCAATCTCCACGAGTAAGTGGTTCTACAGATTGTGGTGTTACTGGCGGATTAGACGATCGTTTTGATCACATTCTAGTATCACAAAATGTGATGAATGGGGCTAACTTATTGCAATACACGACTTCTTCGTATAAAGCAATTGGAAACGATGGAAACCATTACAATCAAAGTCTTTTGACGGGAACGAATTCCCAATATCCGGATTCTGTTGTGCGAGCATTGTATTACTCTTCGGATCATTTGCCTGTAAAATTAGATGCTACAGTAACGATTCCAACCACAAATGGATTGAATTTAACGCTGACAATGACAGGTGGAGCGTGTCAAACAGGTGGAACAAGTGTAACAGTTCATCCAAATTTGGGTCAGACTCCATACACGTATCAATGGACAGCAAATGCAGGTCCACAAACTTCTGCGACGGCTACTAATTTATCTGCAGGAAGTTATTGTGTAACAGTAACCGACAACAACGGACTTTCTGATGTCGTTTGCTTCGAAGTAACGGCTAATAACCCTTTAACAGCAAGTGTTTTTCCAGGATTGGATGATGGAACGTGTAACGGTCAAACCTTCGCGGTTGCAACGGGAGGCGAGGCACCATATTTGTATCAATGGAATGATCCACAGAATCAAACAACTGCTACAGCGAGTAATTTGTGTGCAGGAACATATACCTGTGTAATTACGGATCAAAATGGGTGTTCAGTAACGGTTCAAGCAATTATTCAGTCGGAAACAACTTCTTTGAACGAATTATTTGCTGAATCAACAGTATCGTTTTTCCCAAATCCAGCTTCAGAAAACCTCACGATTCAACTAGAAAGCGCCAAGTCTTTAGAAATGATCGAATTACGCATTTTGAGTGTTTCAGGAGAAGTGGTGAAGGCACTACAAGTCGATTTTTCTGGAACGAATCAGGTAATGATTTCCTTGAATGAATTGCAGAATGGGGTTTATTTAGTCGAATTGGAGAAAGATGGAGTTTTTATTCGGAAAATGATTGTTAAAAGGACTTAA